The proteins below come from a single Chryseobacterium capnotolerans genomic window:
- a CDS encoding acyltransferase family protein: protein MKISQITFTRFLAAMAIVISHFNKDLFLYKIDYISNIFLKANVGVSYFFILSGFIMIVAYHKKEKIEYLDYYRNRFARIYPLYVLGLLLYLITRYSNFSIDKGFLYLFGLQSWIPGEAMILNFPGWSISVEFLFYLLFPLLYNYFYSKGNKSIWVVTVIIWIITQVFCSLYSDSSYYKGPHTESHELLYYFPLMHVNEFLVGNLAGLYFVKNSGRKNYDIPIVIIFGLVLLSLIFLPLFYHNGLMALLFIPLIILISRNNGALTRIFSLKPLEYLGEASYAVYITHIPVLYILRELLKWGNYNFSIDIVFGIYMVFLIIICILFYQFIEKPLRDYLKRVKIR, encoded by the coding sequence ATGAAGATAAGTCAGATTACATTTACCAGATTTCTTGCGGCTATGGCTATTGTCATTTCCCATTTCAATAAAGATTTGTTTTTATATAAAATCGATTATATTTCAAATATATTCCTGAAAGCCAATGTGGGAGTAAGTTACTTCTTTATACTTTCAGGTTTTATTATGATTGTGGCGTACCACAAAAAAGAGAAGATCGAATATTTAGATTATTATCGAAACCGATTTGCGAGGATATATCCCTTGTATGTATTGGGGCTTCTTCTGTATTTGATAACCAGATATTCTAACTTCAGTATTGATAAAGGATTCTTGTATCTGTTCGGATTGCAGAGCTGGATTCCCGGTGAGGCGATGATTCTGAATTTTCCTGGCTGGTCTATTTCTGTAGAGTTTCTTTTCTACCTGCTCTTTCCTTTGCTGTATAATTATTTTTACTCCAAAGGAAATAAGAGTATATGGGTGGTAACGGTTATTATTTGGATAATTACCCAGGTGTTTTGTAGCCTGTATTCAGATTCTTCCTATTATAAAGGCCCTCATACCGAAAGCCATGAATTACTGTACTATTTTCCGTTGATGCATGTCAATGAATTTTTGGTAGGGAATCTTGCGGGGCTATATTTTGTGAAAAACTCTGGTCGGAAGAATTATGATATACCGATAGTTATTATTTTCGGACTTGTATTATTATCCTTGATTTTTCTTCCGCTATTCTATCATAATGGGTTAATGGCATTGCTCTTTATTCCTCTTATTATTTTAATATCAAGAAATAATGGGGCATTAACAAGGATATTCTCATTAAAACCTTTAGAGTATCTGGGCGAAGCAAGCTATGCCGTCTATATTACGCATATCCCTGTTCTCTATATCTTGAGGGAGCTTTTAAAGTGGGGAAATTATAATTTTTCGATTGATATTGTATTTGGGATTTACATGGTCTTTCTTATCATAATTTGTATTTTGTTTTATCAATTTATTGAAAAGCCACTAAGAGATTATCTGAAAAGGGTGAAGAT
- a CDS encoding class I SAM-dependent methyltransferase, producing MGEITRVLKTFIGYLKRPDLYPELGRKIIKNTVNRGNAFKGKEKTNSWAAERAVSQKEAVSQLFGLEIDTFRKDYQEILANAAQREKECPVKMGGPGALELIYYACEFANAQYVVETGVAYGWSSLASLLSLVKRNGTLYSSDMPYLAQDGDQYVGYVVPEPLKGIWKLFRFADREALPKIFAENSTFDVLHYDSDKSYNGRMWAYEELYNHLKKGGVFISDDIGDNSSYQDFCEKNNIETIVVEYEGKYIGVFIK from the coding sequence ATGGGGGAAATAACAAGAGTTCTCAAAACATTTATCGGGTATCTGAAAAGGCCTGATCTTTATCCGGAATTAGGTCGGAAAATTATTAAAAACACAGTCAACAGAGGCAACGCATTTAAAGGCAAAGAAAAGACGAACTCTTGGGCTGCTGAAAGAGCAGTATCACAGAAAGAAGCAGTATCACAGCTTTTTGGACTAGAAATAGATACCTTTCGTAAAGATTATCAGGAAATTTTAGCTAATGCCGCTCAGAGAGAAAAGGAATGTCCTGTAAAAATGGGTGGTCCCGGTGCTTTGGAGCTGATCTACTATGCATGTGAGTTTGCTAATGCTCAATATGTTGTAGAAACAGGAGTTGCCTATGGGTGGTCTTCATTAGCATCTCTTTTATCATTAGTAAAAAGAAATGGTACACTTTACAGTTCAGATATGCCTTATCTGGCTCAGGACGGAGATCAATATGTAGGATACGTAGTTCCTGAACCTCTTAAGGGAATTTGGAAGTTATTTCGCTTTGCAGACAGAGAAGCATTACCAAAGATCTTTGCGGAGAATTCTACATTTGATGTTCTTCACTATGATTCTGATAAGAGTTATAACGGAAGAATGTGGGCATATGAAGAGCTTTACAATCATTTGAAAAAAGGGGGTGTTTTCATCAGTGATGATATTGGTGATAATTCTTCTTATCAGGATTTCTGTGAAAAAAATAATATAGAGACTATTGTAGTAGAATACGAAGGGAAATATATTGGTGTATTTATTAAATAA
- a CDS encoding glycosyltransferase family 2 protein, which translates to MKFSILIAHYNNARLFRDCYHSLLKQTYSNWEAIIVDDASSEEEKEQVKAIIAGDERFKFSENEKNSGVGVTKSRLIELASGEICGFVDPDDAILPTAVEKAIQVFKEKKKVVLTYSRFMGCDKNLKPIAPFKSAMQVRNGDPYFFNYPNQINHFVTFRKDVYEQTDKMNPELRIAEDQDLYLKMYEKGDVYFIDDTNYLYRAHSGGISQNNNKGKSYDYFAQVILTTMKRRNLTSINGKKIPEKYTNHQEIFALLEYQHGIWYRIKKNIAITLQKLFR; encoded by the coding sequence ATGAAGTTTTCCATACTTATTGCTCATTACAATAATGCCAGATTGTTCAGAGATTGTTATCATTCTCTGCTGAAGCAGACCTACTCCAATTGGGAAGCTATTATTGTAGATGATGCTTCTTCAGAAGAGGAAAAAGAACAGGTAAAAGCCATCATTGCAGGAGATGAAAGATTTAAGTTTTCTGAAAATGAAAAGAACAGCGGTGTAGGGGTTACAAAAAGCAGACTTATAGAGCTTGCTTCCGGAGAAATTTGTGGTTTTGTAGACCCTGATGATGCCATACTTCCTACTGCTGTTGAAAAGGCCATTCAGGTTTTTAAAGAGAAAAAGAAAGTAGTACTCACTTATTCCCGCTTTATGGGATGTGATAAGAATCTAAAACCTATTGCTCCCTTTAAATCTGCGATGCAGGTAAGAAATGGTGACCCTTATTTCTTCAATTATCCCAACCAGATCAATCATTTTGTGACGTTTAGAAAGGATGTCTATGAACAGACAGACAAAATGAATCCGGAGTTAAGAATAGCTGAGGACCAGGATCTGTATTTAAAGATGTATGAAAAAGGTGATGTTTATTTCATAGATGACACCAATTATCTTTACAGAGCCCATTCAGGCGGCATTTCTCAGAATAACAATAAGGGAAAATCTTATGATTACTTCGCACAAGTTATCTTAACAACTATGAAAAGAAGAAATCTTACAAGCATCAATGGGAAAAAGATCCCGGAAAAATATACCAATCATCAGGAGATCTTTGCTCTTTTGGAATATCAGCATGGAATTTGGTACAGGATAAAAAAAAACATAGCCATTACTTTACAAAAACTTTTTAGATAA
- a CDS encoding glycosyltransferase, translating into MSENKKIQVLFRHRSMEMGGVEKVVLSMLNNLNPDKFELTICLNMNQGELRNEIPSHVKKVYLTEGKESFSKNPFIHKLQLVRRRLKLMQILRNKKIEDRILGNKKFDIEISPSYATFSSVNNSSNKHSKKVGWFHSEINLPALQPAVPNIIENFQKFDHMIYCSQRIKEMMHIYYPDLKYPSESVVINAIPIEEIKRKAEEKLEDFPQGPVFVSVGRLHHRKGFHKLIDAHKRLIDEGFHHSILILGNGEEMENLKAQINANNVQDTFILCGNKMNPYPYIKNADYFILPSESEAWPLVIAEALILQKPIIATETGDVGIMIKDRETGYLINYETNEMYEAMKKFLSDPELISRIRKNLLTIEDQFDNQKIFNAVEQILENLYQQKQNERG; encoded by the coding sequence ATGTCAGAAAATAAGAAAATACAGGTTCTTTTCAGACACCGCTCCATGGAAATGGGAGGGGTGGAAAAAGTAGTATTGAGTATGCTCAATAATCTGAACCCTGATAAATTTGAATTAACTATATGTCTAAACATGAACCAGGGAGAACTCCGAAACGAAATCCCTAGCCACGTAAAAAAAGTTTATCTTACTGAAGGGAAAGAGAGCTTTTCTAAAAATCCATTCATCCATAAACTTCAGCTTGTCCGCAGAAGACTGAAGCTAATGCAAATATTAAGAAATAAAAAAATTGAAGACCGTATTCTAGGGAATAAAAAGTTTGATATAGAAATCTCTCCTTCTTACGCTACATTCTCATCTGTCAACAATTCAAGTAATAAGCATTCAAAAAAAGTAGGCTGGTTTCATTCTGAGATCAATTTACCCGCTTTACAGCCTGCCGTTCCGAACATCATTGAAAACTTCCAAAAGTTTGATCATATGATTTACTGTTCACAAAGGATCAAAGAAATGATGCATATTTATTATCCGGACTTAAAATATCCTTCAGAAAGTGTAGTCATCAATGCGATTCCTATTGAAGAAATTAAAAGAAAGGCAGAAGAAAAGCTTGAAGATTTTCCTCAGGGACCTGTATTTGTTTCCGTAGGAAGACTTCATCACAGAAAAGGATTTCACAAGCTTATTGACGCTCATAAAAGATTGATAGACGAAGGTTTTCACCACAGCATCTTAATCCTTGGAAATGGGGAAGAAATGGAGAACCTAAAGGCACAGATAAATGCCAATAATGTGCAGGATACATTTATTTTATGCGGCAATAAAATGAATCCTTATCCTTATATTAAAAATGCAGATTACTTTATTCTTCCTTCCGAATCAGAAGCCTGGCCTTTGGTAATTGCTGAAGCATTGATTCTTCAAAAACCAATTATTGCAACGGAGACCGGCGATGTAGGAATTATGATTAAAGATCGCGAAACCGGATATCTGATCAATTATGAAACCAATGAAATGTATGAAGCGATGAAAAAATTTCTTTCTGATCCGGAATTAATCTCCAGAATCAGAAAGAACCTTCTTACCATTGAAGATCAATTTGACAATCAAAAAATATTCAATGCTGTTGAGCAGATCCTTGAGAACCTTTATCAACAAAAACAAAATGAAAGAGGATGA
- a CDS encoding phosphopantetheine-binding protein: MKTSVFLKKLQEELDENQALSIETKLKDLENYDSISLLSVMALVDENFNQKLDVNEFKDMETVSDLMNIIGLENFEED, from the coding sequence ATGAAAACTTCCGTCTTCTTAAAAAAATTGCAAGAGGAGCTAGATGAAAACCAAGCATTGAGCATAGAAACCAAATTGAAAGATCTGGAAAATTATGATTCTATAAGTTTACTTTCCGTCATGGCTCTTGTAGATGAAAACTTTAATCAGAAGCTTGATGTGAATGAGTTCAAAGATATGGAAACGGTTTCCGATCTGATGAATATTATTGGACTGGAAAATTTTGAAGAGGATTAA
- a CDS encoding 3-oxoacyl-ACP synthase III family protein: MNGPEIFNFTIEKIPGLIQETLNVNGLTMDDIDYFVFHQANSFMLNYLRRKTKIPTEKFYIDMEKTGNTVSATIPIALKNMMDKGLLKRGNKILLAGFGVGYSWGATILDF, encoded by the coding sequence ATGAACGGACCGGAAATTTTTAATTTTACTATTGAAAAGATTCCAGGATTGATACAGGAAACTTTGAATGTCAATGGGCTTACGATGGATGATATAGATTATTTCGTTTTCCATCAGGCTAATTCTTTTATGCTGAATTATTTGAGACGAAAAACGAAGATTCCCACTGAAAAATTCTATATTGATATGGAGAAAACCGGAAATACCGTTTCTGCAACTATTCCGATAGCATTGAAAAATATGATGGATAAAGGTCTGTTGAAAAGAGGGAATAAGATTTTGCTGGCAGGTTTTGGAGTAGGGTATTCCTGGGGTGCTACCATACTGGATTTTTAA
- a CDS encoding acyltransferase yields the protein MIFIYRIILKIHTTYQYLIKRIYLKICIAKGLKVGKNVRFVEVPELGTEPFLIEIGDETTLSNNVRFINHDGGYNALHFFEKYKDVRAFGRIKIGKQCFIGADTIIMLGSEIGDNCVLGAGSILTSSMPNGTVYAGIPAKFICTIEEYGDKALKNNVMYPRELELDRPKLEAYVKENLPHTYKPIKK from the coding sequence ATGATATTTATATATCGTATCATATTAAAAATTCATACCACTTATCAATACCTTATTAAGAGAATTTATCTCAAAATTTGTATTGCTAAAGGATTAAAGGTAGGAAAAAATGTTCGTTTCGTAGAAGTTCCCGAATTAGGCACAGAACCTTTTTTAATTGAAATAGGCGACGAAACGACCCTTTCTAATAATGTTAGATTCATTAATCATGACGGTGGCTATAATGCTTTACACTTTTTTGAAAAATATAAAGATGTAAGAGCTTTCGGACGCATAAAAATTGGTAAACAATGCTTTATTGGTGCAGATACTATCATCATGCTAGGCTCAGAAATAGGTGACAATTGTGTATTGGGAGCGGGTTCTATTTTAACGTCCTCTATGCCGAATGGAACGGTTTATGCCGGGATTCCTGCAAAGTTTATTTGTACTATTGAAGAATATGGTGACAAAGCATTAAAAAACAATGTCATGTACCCAAGAGAACTCGAATTAGACAGACCCAAACTAGAAGCTTACGTAAAAGAAAACCTCCCTCATACTTATAAACCTATAAAAAAATAA
- a CDS encoding glycosyltransferase gives MVNFLKNLPKDKYEVDLLINLYTGMYIKEVPSWVKLHYLLKGEMITTNRPHEIPVKAFRVLYQKMFLLFPSLLYKFILKNKKYDIEIAAIHGMYQEILSSPQKDSKKIVWIQNDIFNLKEYTPDVIRQFFKFDRILVISNKLKEEMQKLAQNDKEKQAVVKIFNPIDSKDTLQKAEVEINDYPFSKDLQTFVTIGTVYPQKGYDRLLDVHKKLMDEGLKHQIIIIGDGFDFENIQAKLNQLGLQETVKMLGFRSNPYPYLKQSDFYVMSSRHEGFPTIIAEALILNKPVVSTDVSGIKDLLQDGKLGLITPNSEDGIYEGMKQFLTNSELSGHYEKEISQTDLPFVLEKSVAHLQEIIDHV, from the coding sequence TTGGTCAACTTTCTTAAAAACCTTCCCAAAGACAAATATGAAGTTGATCTCCTGATTAATCTGTACACAGGAATGTACATCAAAGAAGTTCCGTCATGGGTAAAATTACATTATCTGCTAAAAGGAGAAATGATTACCACCAACAGGCCTCATGAAATTCCGGTAAAAGCTTTCAGAGTTCTTTATCAGAAAATGTTCCTGTTATTCCCTTCTCTGCTTTATAAATTTATATTAAAGAATAAAAAATACGATATAGAAATAGCGGCAATCCATGGGATGTATCAAGAAATACTATCCAGCCCGCAAAAGGATTCCAAAAAGATTGTCTGGATCCAGAATGATATCTTTAATCTAAAAGAATACACTCCTGATGTGATCAGGCAGTTTTTCAAATTTGACAGAATTCTGGTCATTTCCAATAAACTGAAAGAAGAAATGCAAAAGCTGGCCCAGAACGACAAAGAAAAACAAGCAGTTGTTAAGATCTTCAATCCTATTGACTCTAAAGATACTTTGCAAAAGGCTGAAGTTGAAATCAATGATTATCCTTTTTCCAAAGACCTTCAAACTTTTGTAACCATAGGTACAGTATATCCTCAAAAGGGCTATGACAGGCTTTTGGATGTTCATAAAAAATTAATGGATGAAGGCCTGAAACATCAGATCATCATTATTGGAGATGGATTTGATTTTGAAAATATCCAGGCAAAGCTTAATCAATTGGGGCTTCAGGAGACGGTAAAGATGCTTGGCTTCAGAAGCAATCCTTATCCGTATCTTAAACAATCGGATTTCTATGTCATGTCATCCCGCCATGAAGGATTTCCTACCATTATTGCAGAAGCTCTTATTCTGAATAAGCCTGTAGTTTCTACTGATGTTTCAGGAATAAAAGACCTTCTTCAGGATGGAAAACTAGGTCTGATTACCCCCAACTCAGAGGATGGAATTTACGAAGGGATGAAACAATTCTTAACTAACAGTGAACTTTCCGGACACTATGAGAAGGAAATAAGTCAGACAGATCTTCCATTTGTGCTTGAAAAATCAGTAGCGCATCTTCAGGAAATTATTGATCATGTATAA
- a CDS encoding serine acetyltransferase yields MPEYTAIQKDFYRESGQWLSTFGIWKKCINPNLHYLYILRKTQKYHKKSISGLFWKFVLRHYQIKYGFQIYPETQIGAGLYLGHWGALVINPKAKIGKNCNIAQGVTIGQQNRGKNEGYPVIGDEVWIGPNAVIVGNVSIGNNVLIAPNAYVNFDVPENSMVMGNPGKIYPAENATGGYINNKIS; encoded by the coding sequence ATGCCAGAGTACACAGCAATACAGAAAGATTTTTACAGAGAAAGCGGACAATGGCTTTCTACTTTTGGAATTTGGAAAAAGTGCATTAACCCTAATCTTCATTATCTCTACATTTTAAGAAAAACTCAGAAATACCATAAAAAATCCATCTCTGGCCTATTTTGGAAATTTGTTTTAAGACATTATCAGATAAAATACGGCTTCCAGATTTATCCGGAAACGCAAATCGGTGCCGGTTTATATCTTGGGCACTGGGGTGCATTGGTTATCAATCCTAAAGCTAAAATCGGTAAAAACTGCAATATAGCTCAGGGTGTAACTATCGGACAGCAAAACAGGGGTAAAAACGAAGGCTATCCTGTGATTGGTGATGAAGTGTGGATTGGCCCCAATGCCGTTATTGTCGGCAACGTGAGTATAGGAAATAATGTATTGATTGCGCCCAATGCATATGTTAATTTTGATGTCCCGGAAAATTCTATGGTTATGGGAAATCCGGGAAAGATCTATCCTGCAGAAAATGCCACTGGAGGATATATCAATAACAAAATATCTTAA
- a CDS encoding DUF2306 domain-containing protein encodes MKKFLFIIICFFALIIGMYPLIYAFVEHKNTFLGSKSLEVLQNQFWKFAFFAHIIFGGISLFIGWRQFGDNFRSKYLQLHRIIGKLYVISVIISSVSAIYMGLYANGGIISSAGFICLGVIWLMTTLAGVIYIIKGSVMMHQRLMIYSYACTFAAVTLRLWLPLLNSVIKDPENSYLAVAWLCWLPNLMAAYFINKKNLEAN; translated from the coding sequence ATGAAGAAATTCTTATTTATCATCATTTGTTTCTTTGCATTAATTATTGGTATGTATCCTTTAATTTATGCTTTTGTTGAACATAAAAATACTTTTCTGGGATCTAAATCTTTAGAAGTCCTTCAAAATCAATTCTGGAAATTTGCATTTTTTGCCCATATTATTTTCGGTGGAATTTCTCTTTTTATTGGCTGGCGTCAGTTTGGTGATAATTTTCGTAGCAAGTATCTGCAACTTCACAGAATAATAGGGAAATTGTATGTTATTTCTGTAATAATAAGCTCTGTATCTGCAATTTATATGGGGCTGTATGCGAATGGTGGGATAATCTCCTCTGCAGGATTTATCTGCCTGGGAGTTATATGGCTCATGACTACATTGGCAGGAGTTATATACATCATAAAAGGCAGTGTGATGATGCATCAGCGACTTATGATTTATAGCTATGCGTGTACCTTTGCTGCCGTAACATTAAGGCTTTGGCTTCCCTTATTAAACAGTGTAATCAAGGATCCTGAAAATTCCTATCTTGCTGTAGCATGGTTATGCTGGCTTCCCAATTTAATGGCCGCTTATTTTATTAATAAAAAGAACCTTGAAGCTAATTAA
- a CDS encoding helix-turn-helix domain-containing protein, with protein MADFDLGILYWSGIFIACFSSFLILGKQKKKAQDFLLAAWFLMIGVHLVFFVLFRSEGYLKYPYLIGYELIFPFVHGPMLYLYILYITGRTPDKKIWLLNWIPVLIIYVILFRFLMLSPQDRMTVYQNKGKGYEVLSDVLTFLMNFSGVLYVSLSLLVIKKYKRKISEQYSNTEKINLNWSYYLITGIAFIWIAVILRNDILIFSMVVVFILVAAYFGISRAGILDLPDTVAAEKETEFVKYQKNSPGDYVIQSVYDKLIDRMTNEKLYKDPELSLNHVAQLLDVHPNVLSQTINSVENKNFYDYINRQRIEEFKRIASLPENQKYTILSLAFESGFNSKTSFNRNFKKYMNCSPREFLKSQNLTMKE; from the coding sequence ATGGCTGATTTTGATCTGGGAATATTGTATTGGAGCGGAATTTTTATTGCCTGTTTTTCATCTTTTCTGATATTGGGAAAGCAGAAAAAGAAAGCGCAGGATTTTCTTTTAGCAGCCTGGTTTTTGATGATCGGAGTTCATCTTGTTTTTTTCGTATTATTCCGCTCAGAAGGATATTTAAAGTATCCTTATCTTATTGGATATGAACTGATTTTTCCTTTCGTGCATGGTCCCATGCTGTATTTGTATATTTTATATATAACAGGCAGAACTCCAGATAAAAAGATATGGTTGTTAAATTGGATTCCTGTTCTGATCATCTATGTGATTTTGTTTCGATTCTTAATGCTGTCTCCTCAGGATAGGATGACCGTTTACCAGAATAAAGGGAAGGGATATGAAGTATTGAGTGATGTGCTTACATTTTTAATGAACTTTTCGGGAGTATTGTATGTAAGTCTGAGTCTTCTTGTCATCAAAAAATACAAACGGAAAATTTCTGAACAATATTCCAATACTGAAAAAATTAATCTGAATTGGTCTTACTATTTGATTACGGGGATTGCATTCATATGGATTGCTGTGATCTTAAGAAATGATATTCTTATTTTTTCAATGGTTGTTGTATTTATTTTGGTTGCTGCTTATTTCGGGATCAGTCGTGCTGGTATTTTAGATTTACCTGATACTGTTGCTGCTGAAAAAGAAACTGAATTTGTAAAATATCAGAAAAATTCTCCTGGAGATTACGTAATACAGAGTGTTTATGATAAGCTGATAGATCGAATGACGAACGAAAAACTGTATAAAGACCCGGAGCTTAGTCTGAATCATGTTGCACAATTGCTGGATGTTCATCCCAATGTATTATCCCAGACCATCAATTCTGTTGAGAATAAAAACTTTTATGATTATATCAACCGGCAGCGGATTGAGGAATTTAAAAGAATAGCAAGTCTTCCAGAAAATCAAAAATATACAATTCTATCATTAGCATTTGAAAGTGGGTTCAATTCAAAGACTTCTTTTAACAGGAATTTTAAAAAATATATGAACTGTTCTCCCAGAGAATTCCTGAAAAGCCAAAATCTGACAATGAAAGAGTAA
- a CDS encoding carbonic anhydrase: protein MSQSYEVIFENNKKWVESKVSADPNFFHDLAKTQHPDYLYIGCSDSRATAEELMGAKPGEVFVHRNIANVVNTLDMSSTAVIQYAVEHLKVKHIIVCGHYNCGGVKAAMTPQDLGLLNPWLRNIRDVYRLHQAELDSIEDENKRYDRLVELNVQEQCINVIKMACVQERYILEEQPIVHGWVFDLRTGKIIDLEIDFEKILKDIQKIYNLTSSDWVMSRKTK, encoded by the coding sequence ATGTCACAATCGTACGAAGTTATTTTTGAGAACAATAAGAAATGGGTAGAATCTAAAGTTTCAGCAGATCCAAATTTCTTCCATGATCTGGCAAAAACTCAACATCCTGACTATCTTTATATAGGATGTTCAGACAGTAGAGCTACAGCGGAAGAGCTGATGGGTGCAAAACCGGGAGAGGTTTTTGTTCACAGAAATATTGCCAATGTTGTGAATACTTTAGATATGAGCTCCACAGCAGTTATTCAATATGCTGTAGAGCATCTTAAAGTAAAACATATTATCGTATGTGGACATTACAATTGCGGTGGTGTAAAAGCAGCGATGACTCCTCAGGATTTAGGATTATTGAATCCTTGGTTGAGAAACATTCGTGATGTTTACAGATTGCACCAGGCAGAACTTGATTCTATCGAAGATGAAAATAAGCGTTATGACAGATTGGTTGAACTTAATGTTCAGGAACAATGCATTAACGTAATTAAAATGGCCTGTGTACAGGAAAGATATATTTTAGAAGAACAACCTATTGTACACGGCTGGGTATTTGACCTTAGAACAGGTAAAATTATTGATCTTGAAATTGATTTTGAGAAAATCTTAAAAGATATCCAAAAGATCTACAACCTTACCAGTTCCGATTGGGTAATGAGCAGAAAGACTAAATAG
- a CDS encoding SulP family inorganic anion transporter → MKKTSLLGGIKENFPSGLVVFLVALPLCLGIALASGAPPLSGVIAGIVGGLVVGFLSNSNISVSGPAAGLTAIVLTAITDLGAFELFLCAGIIAGLIQLVLGFVRAGSISNYFPNNVIEGMLAAIGIIIILKQIPHALGFDKDYEGNQSLFSNGLNFNYFTELFGAIHLGAIIVTAVSVGILIAWDKFPALKRMKMLPGALVAVVAGILLNELFKLSGSSLAIGTEHLVSLPVPKSLDDFKNLITMPDFGGFMNPKVWIVGATIAIVASIETLLCIEASDRLDKQRRITDTNLELKAQGIGNLISSFIGGLPMTSVVVRSSANANAGATSKTSAMIHGVLLLVCVLTIPFILNLIPLATLAAVLILVGYKLAKPATFKHFWHLGKFQFVPFVATVVAVVATDLLKGVGIGLAISVFYILQGNMKRAYYLSREKLDDADGIKIKLAEEVSFLNKAAIKKTLKNIKSNSTVIIDARETSYIATDVLEMIQDFANIRAKEEDINVELLGFKTSYKDYERSQDSHILITHKRAM, encoded by the coding sequence ATGAAAAAAACATCATTATTAGGAGGAATCAAGGAGAATTTCCCTTCCGGACTCGTTGTATTCTTAGTAGCACTGCCTTTGTGCTTAGGAATCGCTTTAGCATCTGGAGCACCGCCATTGTCTGGAGTTATTGCCGGAATCGTAGGTGGTCTTGTGGTAGGATTTCTTAGTAATTCAAATATATCGGTTTCAGGACCTGCTGCAGGTCTTACAGCTATTGTATTAACAGCAATTACCGATCTTGGAGCATTTGAACTGTTCTTATGTGCCGGGATTATTGCTGGTCTGATTCAATTGGTTTTAGGCTTTGTAAGAGCGGGTAGTATTTCTAATTATTTTCCCAATAACGTTATCGAGGGGATGCTTGCAGCCATCGGGATCATTATTATTTTAAAACAAATTCCTCATGCACTGGGATTTGATAAGGATTATGAAGGAAATCAGTCACTATTCAGCAATGGTCTGAACTTTAATTATTTTACGGAACTTTTTGGAGCGATTCACCTTGGTGCTATTATTGTGACAGCAGTATCTGTAGGGATACTTATTGCATGGGATAAATTTCCAGCTCTTAAAAGAATGAAAATGCTTCCCGGAGCATTAGTTGCTGTAGTTGCCGGAATCTTGTTAAATGAACTGTTCAAACTATCAGGAAGTTCTTTAGCGATTGGTACAGAACATTTGGTATCGTTACCCGTTCCGAAATCTCTGGATGACTTTAAGAATTTGATTACAATGCCTGATTTCGGAGGTTTTATGAATCCTAAAGTGTGGATCGTAGGAGCAACTATTGCCATTGTAGCTTCTATTGAGACCCTGCTTTGTATTGAAGCTTCAGACAGATTAGACAAGCAAAGAAGAATTACAGACACTAATCTTGAGCTTAAAGCACAGGGAATAGGAAACCTGATCAGTTCATTTATTGGTGGACTTCCTATGACTTCTGTTGTGGTAAGAAGTTCTGCCAATGCTAACGCTGGTGCTACTTCTAAAACATCTGCGATGATCCATGGTGTACTTTTATTGGTATGCGTACTTACCATTCCTTTTATACTGAACCTGATTCCATTGGCAACTTTAGCAGCTGTCTTGATTCTGGTAGGATATAAACTGGCTAAGCCTGCTACCTTTAAACATTTCTGGCATCTTGGAAAGTTCCAGTTTGTACCTTTCGTGGCAACGGTAGTAGCTGTTGTAGCTACTGACCTTCTAAAAGGGGTTGGAATTGGTCTTGCGATCTCTGTATTCTATATCCTTCAGGGAAATATGAAAAGAGCTTATTACCTGAGCAGAGAAAAACTGGATGATGCAGATGGAATCAAGATCAAACTGGCTGAAGAAGTATCTTTCTTAAATAAAGCAGCCATCAAAAAAACATTAAAAAACATTAAATCTAACTCTACTGTAATCATTGATGCAAGAGAAACTTCATACATTGCGACAGATGTACTGGAAATGATCCAGGATTTTGCCAATATTCGTGCAAAAGAAGAAGATATCAATGTAGAACTTCTAGGCTTTAAAACATCATACAAAGATTATGAAAGAAGCCAGGATTCTCACATCCTGATTACCCACAAAAGAGCAATGTAA